The DNA sequence aaatcaaatcaaattttatttgtcacatgcgccgaatacaacaggtgtaggtagaccttacagtgaaaggcttacttacaagcccctaaccaacaatgcagtttaaaaaatgatACCAAGTCAACGTCCAACATGTTGCAAACATGTAAACGCCCAAAGAAATGTAATATGTCCGCTAATAGCCTATTATCTCAAGCATCTGTTTCAGGCCAGCTGTGCGTCCCTGTTTCAACTAAAGCCCTAATTAACTGCCAGCCACAACCCCTCCCTCAAAAAAAAGTGGTATGAAATCCAACATGTGTTATAAAGGTATCCAGACACTTACTGCACTAAGCTCCGATCCTTGTCTGGCACGGTCACAGCAGTCCGCCGCCAGAGATGTCCCTGAATAGCTAGCTCAACGAAGCTAATTGGACATGTATGCAGCGGAAACTCAGCACCAACAGGCGCAGCAGTAGGGCCGGAGTTCCTTTCACAATAAATGCCCAACACGAAATCAATGCAAATCAACAGGACAAAATATCAATATCTCGATTTTTACAGGAGTCCAAATCATATAAATGTAAAATATTCTTGCTCCATACCCAAAAATGTTCATGGCCAGGTTTCTCATAATTTAAAAGTCAATTATAGTTCATTGTTTTTTTCTCAGAGAAGGACTTTTATTTGCAAATATTTTTAGGGTAGTCGTTAGTGTTTGGTTATGTGTGCTAACTGCACCTTACTATTTTTTTGCGGAACAGATAGATAATTGATGACAATAGCATGTacttaacaaggcaagtcagttaagaacacattcttatttacaatgacggcctaccccggacgacgctgggccaattgtgcgcagccctatgggactcccaatcaaggacggatgtgatacagcctggaattgaacctggGACTGTAGTGAccactcttgcactgagatgcagtgccttaagaccgctccactcgggagccccaatacAACTTTGAAAGATATCAGCTTTTTTTCCCTTTGTATTGTCTAGTTCTGGGCCTATCTCCATAAGCTTTCGTTAAAGAATATCAGGAAGCAGAATCACTGCATTATGCGCAATATCAGTAGACTCCCTATATTTGAAGCAATATAAACGTCCACTGATTATTCAAGACTGGGGCTTGCTCCTTTGTATAAGAGGAAACATTACAACGCCAACAAAAAGCGTTTACacaagcagcccaattctgatattttcccAAAAAATTGTCATTTTACCAAGCACGTCAGATCTGATCTGATtagtcaaaataccaattagtaaAAAAagaagatcagaattgggctgcctgtctaaacgccgCCTTATATGGCCCTTAACGGTCTGATATGGTTTGATGGAGTGCATGGCAGCGTATATAACTTGGCTTGTAATTGAAATTGCCATGTATGTTGCTTTCACTTTTGCCCCAGATAATGGGGGAGGGGTAAATATTCAACATAAAGGGCAGCGGAAGGAAAGCTGGTTTTCTAATAGTCAGCTCTTTTAACACAAACCTAATGGATTGAACTGTTGTAAATCAGTTGTATGCTGCTGTACACTGGGCCTTTGATTTTacaaaatacaaattaaatggaACCATAGAGaaacattaactaacatattttCAATCATATGGAAAATTCACTCTAATAAACCTATCCAAATTTTAACTTATCCTCGCAATCTTTGCAGCCATTCATATCATAGGCCTATCTAACTAGAGGCTGGACTAGTGAACGTGATAGGGTAGTAGTAGGAGGTAACTAGCCCCCTTAAGAACAATGTCTATTTGCTGACACAAAAAAGGAACACTTGGAAAGAAAATTGGTAGTGGATAAAGGTCATGCTTAGGTGAATAAACTATAAAAGGAAAtcattttatttgttatttaatgAAAAATTGTTTTTTAGAAAAGGTGCGTTTTTTTAAGTACCAGGGTAATCCCAGCAGTCTTTAAAATTACACTCAGGAGCAAAAGATGTTCAATAGTTGTTTTTAATAATAAACTAAAAATATTACTTAGAATATAGTAGTGAAATGGATTATAAATAAGAACATTAGATAACATTGGAGTATAACAATATCTTAACTAACTTAATATCAAATAACAATATCTTAACTAATTAATTCAGCGTAACATTGATGTGGCAACTCTCTTATGCTCTGCTATTGCACGATTCTAatttgtacatacagtggggcaaaaaagtatttagtcagccaccaattgtgcaagttctcccacttaaaaagatgagagaggcctgtaattttcatcataggtacacttcaactatgacagacaaaatgagaaaaaaaatccagaaaatcacattgtaggatttttaatgaatttatttgcaaattatggtggaaaataagaatttggtcaccTAGAAAACAAGCaaaatttctggctctcacagacttgtaacttattctttaagaggctcctctgtcctccactcgttacctgcattaatggcacctgtttgaacttgttatcagtataaaaaaagacacctgtccacaacctcaaacagtcacactccaaactccactatggccaagaccaaagagctgtcaaaggacaccagaaacaaaattgtagacctgcaccaggctgggaagactgaatctgcaataggtaagcagcttggtttgaagaaatcaactgtgggagcaattattagaaaatggaagacatacaagaccactgataatctccctcgatctggggctccacgcaagatctcaccccgtgaggtcaaaatgatcacaagatcccagaaccacacggggggacctagtgaatgacctgcagagagctgggaccaaagtaacaaagcctaccatcagtaacacactacgccgccagggattcaaatcctgcagtgccagacgtgtccccctgcttaagccagtacatgtccaggcccgtctgaagtttgctagagagcatttggatgatccagaagaagattgggagaatgttatatggtcagatgaaaccaaaatataactttttggtaaaaactcaactcgtcgtgtttggaggacaaagaatgctgagttgcatccaaagaacaccatacctactgtgaagcatgggggtggaaacatcacgctttggggctgtttttctgcaaagggaccaggacgactgatccgtgtaaaggaaagaattaatgtggccatgtatcgtgagattttgagagaaaacctccttccatcagcaagggcattgaagatgaaatgtggctgggtctttcagcatgacaatgatcccaaacacaccgcccgggcaacgaaggagtggcttcgtaagaagtatttcaaggtcctggagtggcctagccagtctccagatctcaaccccatggaaaatatttggagggagttgaaagtctgtgttgcccagcaacagccccaaaacatcactgctctaaaggagatctgcatggaggaatgggccaaaataccagcaacagtgtgtgaaaaccttgtgaagacttacagaaaatgtttgacctctgtcattgccaacaaatggtatataacaaagtattgagataaacttttgttattgaccaaatacttattttccaccataatttgaaaataaattcattaaaaatcctacaatgtgattttctggattgttttttctcattttgtctgtcatagttgaagtgtccctatgatgaaaattacaggcctctctcatctttttaagtgggagaacttgcacaattggtggctgactaaatacttttttgccccactgtaggtcacAAATTAAGCTATCCCCAGTAAAATTGGATCACAATTCATGAGGCCACCTCCTGCACTGCTCACACCTAATCCAGTCCCCATCTGTGACTGAAAACAGGGGGAGAAATACCAATTgaaaagtgtttattttttacttagctagctatctagctatatgACATAAAATGCTGTGTAAAATAGCTAAAATGCTATAAAGTTATCAGTCACTGGTGGATACATTTACAACTGCAATTAAGTTACGTTatctttttgatgtatttcaccTCAGACGATCTGGTAGTAAGGTTGCTAGATAGCACCCATAGCAGCTTATGCTAACTAGATCGCTGGCTAGCATTTACTGCTAgtgaagttgctagctagcaagttagcataaACTTGTGCTAACTAGGATAGTCATTGTGTAAATGACAGGTaaaaacacattcataaccataaACCTAAAAATAAACCAAGTGTGTGGGGGGGTGCCCAAGACACTCATCCAACATATTACTAGTTTACAAAAAAATTATAGACATTGTTCTCTCTAAACAAGAGTATTATTTAGCTTAAGGCTTTCCTacttgtatatttaaaaaaaacaagtataGATCTCACTTCATTGGAATATATCTACAACTTGATCAATTTACCACAAAATAGTTTTGTTGAAATATCTCCAAAGGTTGTGATGTCATAGAGGACATTTTTGTTGAGCAAGAGCAGTGGCAGCTAGGGAAGTGGTGGGGAAATAATTTGGTGACATCTTGTGGAATtacaggggggtgggggggcagttACCCCTTAGTACCATACAGTGCAAACAATAAAGCAATATAGGGACatttactgccatctagtggtctgTTTTGGGAGCACAGGTGACTCATTCTCACTCAGAAGTAGGACAAAACGTCAGCTGGTTGGTTAGTCATTGCTAATAGAGGTGACATTGGACTCTAGCGCAGGGTTTCACAAAGTCAGTCCTTGGGGGCTTGCACTCGATGAATTAAGGTCtctaattagtaaagaactcctCTCACCTGGTAGGTCTaggtaaggaactcccctcacctggtagGTCTTAGTAaataactcccctcacctggttgtctaggtcttagtaaagaactccccttacctggttgtctgggtcttagtaaggaactcccctcacctggttgtctaggtcttagtaaggaactcccctcacctggttgtctaggtcttagtaaggaactccccttacctggttgtctgggtcttagtaaggaactcccctcacctggttgtctaggtcttagtaaggaactccccttacctggttgtctgggtcttagtaaggaactcccctcacctggttgtcttagtaaggaactcccctcacctggttgtcttagtaaggaactcccctcacctggttgtcttagtaaggaactcccctcacctggttgtctaggtcttagtaaataactcccctcacctggttgtctaggtcttagtaaggaactcccctcacctggttgtcttagtaaggaactcccctcacctggttgtctaggtcttagtaaataactcccctcacctggttgtctaggtcttagtaaggaactcccctcacctggttgtctgggtcttagtaaggaactcccctcacctggttgtcttagtaaggaactccccttaccttgttgtctaggtcttagtaaggaactcccctcacctggttgtctaggtcttagtaaggacctcccctcacctggttgtctaggtcttagtaaggaactcccctcacctggttgtctaggtcttagtaaataactcccctcacctggttgtctaggtcttagtaaggaactcccctcacctggttgtctgggtcttagtaaggaactcccctcgcctggttgtctaggtcttagtaaggaactcccctcacctggttgtctgggTCTTAGTAaataactcccctcacctggttgtctaggtcttagtaaggaactcccctcacctggttgtctgggTCTTAGTAAggacctcccctcacctggttgtctaggtcttagtaaggaactcccctcacctggttgtctaggtcttagtaaataactcccctcacctggttgtctaggtcttagtaaggaactcccctcacctggttgtctgggtcttagtaaggaactcccctcgcctggttgtctaggtcttagtaaggaactcccctcacctggttgtctgggTCTTAGTAaataactcccctcacctggttgtctaggtcttagtaaggaactcccctcacctggttgtctgggTCTTAGTAaataactcccctcacctggttgtctaggtcttagtaaataactcccctcacctggttgtctaggtcttagtaaggaactcccctcacctggttgtctaggtcttagtaaacaactcccctcacctggtaggtcttagtaaggaactccccttaCCTGGTTGTCTGGGTCTTAGTAaataactcccctcacctggtagGTCTTAGTAaataactcccctcacctggttgtctaggtcttagtaaagaactcccctcacctggttgtctaggtcttagtaaggaactccccttaCCTGGTTGTCTGGGTCTTAGTAaataactcccctcacctggtagGTCTTAGTAaataactcccctcacctggttgtctaggtcttagtaaagaactcccctcacctggtagGTCTTAGTAaataactcccctcacctggttgtctaggtcttagtaaggaactcccctcacctggttgtctaggtcttagtaaataactcccctcacctggttgtctaggtcttagtaaataactcccctcacctggttgtctaggtcttagtaaagaactcccctcacctggttgtctgggtcttaattgaaaggaaaaaaaaaacattttgacacccctgctctagtgTCTAGGCATATGTCTGTCCTTATATACCaatacaactgggaactcggaaatctctgtTTTCTAACTtaagtgctttcaagacaactgggaactcaggaaaaaaaaCAAGCTCCATCTGTCAAAAATCCTTTTGAATATGAATCCAACTCAAAACTCCCAAGTCggaaactctggcatctttctaTCACTAAAGTAATCATTTGACcttgtcaacccccccccccccccccaagcatttcgctacactcacattaacacctgctaaccatgtgtacgtgacaaataacatttgatcaaGGGGCAACGTCATTCTGAAAGTCAAAGGTCACACTGCGCCTCTGTGCCACGCAGAAGAGCGCCTAAGAACCATACAGGACAAAGCAACAAAGGAACAACTTCAATCTTTATTATATAGCGGAGGCTGCAAAACAGAAAGGTATCTATAACAAGGGATGTCATTTTGTACAGGTGTTCCTCTGAAATAGGTTTTACTCAACTAATGGACAGGTGAGTGACAGAAAAGGTATTTGCTGGGGGTGAAATATacactgcattcagaaagtattcagaccccttgacttttcccacattttgttacgttacggccttattttaaaattgatttcctccagacgggacgcttggcattcaggccaaagagttccatcttggtttcctcagaccagagaatcttgattctcatggtctAAAGAGACCTTTAGGTGCATTTGGAAAACTCATGTGCCATTTATTGAGAAATGGCTTCCATCCGGCCACAccaccataaatgcctgattggtggactgctgcagagatggtggtccttctggaaggctctcccatctccacataggagctctgtcagcgtgaccatcgggttcttggtcacctccctgaccaaagcccttctctcccgattgctcattttgccattggcggccagctctaggaagagtctctcggtggttccaaacttcttccatttaagaatgatggaggccacgttgttcttgggaaccttcaatgcaaCAGAAATtgttggtgcccttccccagatctgtgactcgacagaatccggggcggcagggtagtctagtggttagatcgttggattagtaaccaaaaggttgcaagttcatatccccaagctgacaaggtacaaatgtcattcttcccctgaacaggcagttaacccactaggccgtcattgaaagtaagattttgttcttaactgacttgcctagttaaataaaggtaaaataaaaatcctATCTTGTAGCTTTAggacaattccttagacctcatggcttggtttttgctctgacgtcaactgtgggacgttacatagacagttgtgtgcctttccaaatcatgtccaatcaattgaatttaccacaggttgactccaagtttttgaaacatctcaaggatgttcaatgaaaacaggatgcacctgagctcaacttcaagcctcatagcaaagggtttgactacttaggtaaataaggtatttctgttttttttttttttttacatttgcaaacatttctaaaaacattttttcactttgtcattatgcagtattgtgtgtagattgatgaggaagaacatttatttaatccattttagaataaggctgtaatgtaacaaaatgtggaaaaagtcaaggggtctgaatactttctgaacgcagCGTAAAACAGAATGCTGTAGTTTGTCAGTGTCATGATAAACATTAAATACAAAAGTGCAAAGAGAAAGAAGAATTCAATTCCATCCAACGCCCAACCAAGTCTGAAAACAATGATTTAaaattcacacacaaaaaaagccaTTGAATTTCTGTTAGAAAAATGTTCACACATAACATGTTTGTTTACTGCAACCTTCCAGTTTGAGGCCATGCCGAGTTAGGTTTACCAAAACGTTTCTATACTAGAATTATGTTCCTACCACAAGGGTTACATTTAAGCCTTAATCTCAGCAGATTAATTAATTCAAAGCAGATCTTTTTCCTGACAAAACCAGCAGGTACTATGAGACTGTCtgcttccaaaatggcaccctattactaTATAGTACACTGTAATCTTTACAATTAAGAATCATTTTCAGAGATAAATATAACATCatgcacagagagagaaggaactgGTTCCATGGACTGTGGTGGGTGTCGGTTGTATGGTCTTCTTTAAAGATGAAtgtgacattttttcccattttagCATTTTGTGAAATTATGGCACACATTTTGGTCCATGGATTGATGGATGCTTACTTTGTCACATCTCTATACCGATGCTCCCTTCTCCCGCATCTTCTCCCACTTCTTCACTAAGAAGAATCTAGAGCAATACTTCACAGGCATTGGGATCTTTTACAGGAAGTAGTCAGGAGTGCGGCGGGTCACATGGGGTTCACCTCTGCGAGGGGCGGGGTCGAACTGAAGGCTGGAATAGAAACACAGACACTCACATATACTCACACTCTGATACGAGGCCTTGGAGCAAAGTTCCATCTAATAGAGGGTTCGTTTCGTTTCATTTCATCAATCAAGATAAGAAAAGGAAGCTTCCTAACTCATTTATCTACTCGTAACAATTTCCAATGTACAGAGTTTAACAATAAAGCTAAAGTAAAGACTTGTCAACAGGAATTTTATTCTGAAGTGAATACTTACAAGGAGTACTTGAGCGTGTCATCCAGCTCCATGATGGCGGCCTGGTTTCCACAGCGATAGCAGTAATTGGGTGCACTGAAGATAGTCACCACGTTACGGTCATGGCACCAGTTATAACCCTGTCAAAACAAACACTCAGGAAACCAGAGGTACATCTAGGAACAAGACAATCTAAAAACAGGAATTAATGCAAATTACAAAAGAATGTCTGCATTTTGGTATAaaaatacatacattttcagaactTAAAAACATACCTCCATGACCAGCTGGTGAGCTCTGGAGACCAGGGTGAGTCCGTTAGCATGGTTGAAAGTCTCTGAGATGTCCTGTCCAAAGGTGTAGCCGGCACCGCGGGGAGAGATGCCCCAGCCGCCACGGTCATCAGGGTCTGACCACAGCAGGTCACACATCGGACCCTGGGGGAAGGAGACGGTGGCCATGTTAGTAAGGTCAAAACAATACAGCGAACACCACATGATGTGAATAAGGTGGCCATATTAGTGAGGTCAGGCTGCAACACAGTCACCACATGATTTTATCTAAGGTGTTTGCTGAGCGCATATTACAACTGTGAGATGAGTAGTGACTGGTTGGCCAGAAGTCCATGGAACAGATTAAACATCTGCTATACAATGTCAGGGCTTACAGACTCCAGTGGTTCAATATCCACACTATGAAGATGCTGAACAACTGGAAACGCATCACTCTACATGAACTGAACAAAGCAAGGATCTCCTGGCTAGATGCAAAAGCTGTCACACAGAAGTGTTTAAGTCAATATTATGAAACAACATATTGGACATGCATTCTAACTAGCATGGTAATATGAAGATTGGACGTCATTTCTAGGAACGTGGAAGTGAGCTGACCTCATGAGGAACTTCCTGTAAGCGATCCAGCGCTCTGATGTGTTCCAGTGTGTCTATAGAGGGGGACAGTCCACCGTGGAGACAGAAGATCTGCAGAGGAACAACAAGTCAGGACATTTCCATCTAAAAATGTGTTCGAACGAATCAAATCATTAAGGCTTAAAATACCATCTAACACCTTGTTGGGTTGTAGATGTTTTTACAATCTGTATTGTACAGCACGTTACTGCTGAATTGCATGGTTATGTAATAACAGTAGCTATCGAGGAAGAGACCTCTTTCCAACCACGGAGCATGAATTGAGGTGCAAACTGAAGGAGAGGAGATTCAATAACACAGACGACAatagaattttaaaaaaaataaaaaatgttgctaAAAGTAGAACCAATGCGTTACGGCTATTAGCCTTCATCGTGGTTTTTGACTAAGGTCAAAAGCCGAAAAATGGTTGGTTCTATttgtaagaaagaaagaaaagaataGCTTTTTATTGAATTCCATTGTCCTCCATGTTGCTGAATCTCCTCTCCTTCAGAACAGTGATCCTAATAGTACATGAGTTTTATATAGCACTCTTCAAGGACCCCAATCAAAAGACACTTATGTAATGCTTCTactaataaataaatatgtaataCGTTAAAATATGTCACTTTCAcacaaccaaattcacatagaagtgTGAGTTATAGAGCTGTCTTTCTCATTGAAACGAAgcctaagaagtggtagatctgttctgtgtGCACTATTTCTACGCTTCCCGGTCTTAAGTTGCATCTGTGCGCCTTTTACTGACGGTTTAGATttgcttaaaaaaaataattaaaaaaaaaaacgatttttggttatggaaaatatatttcactgtAGTTTAGATGGTAcgatgattctctacacaatgactgctgGTAATTgttacataaactgaaattaagcaaactgttagaattttttgcaaccatgaaatggcggagtgatttctgcataatGCACCTGTAACAACTAATATCTCACCTGGTTATCTACCAGTGCAGTGAGGGGCAGGTAGTCAAATAAGTCTGTGAAGTACTTCCAGACGTTGGCGTTTCCGTATTTCCTTAAACACTCGTCGTAGAAGCCGTACACCTGGGTGATCTGTCTGCTCTCGTGGTTCCCTCGAAGGATTGTGATTCGCTCACGGTACCTCacctgaaaaacaaatgattcatATCTCTGGATAGGACAAAATGCGCATAACAAGACATGACATTCACAGTGACTGCACCTTCTGTTCTCGCGTCAACCAGACATGGTTTAAGGTTGACGACGACATTTACAGTAGCAGCCAGGGAATCTTATCCTGTGTTATATCAGTAGGCTGCCCTCCCTGTAGACCTACTGGCCTCCACTACCAGTTTGAGTTTTAACCTGGTTGCGGTTTTTCCCTGTGCAAAATATACCAACTACGCAATATCAGAAAGGAATCAGCCGAAGCTATTATAGAATACACTCTAAAACAGGAATGGGCAACTGGCGGGCCACGGGCATTTTGTAGGGCCCGTGTATCCATAGGAACTCAGTCAGGGTCTCAATTTGCTGTTGAGAATAAGAATTGATAAGCTTCAATAAGTATTGTGGTcgtgcatcagcagtttctctcgTTATGTGTCActaacagtcactcaattagtccATGCAAGCTAAAAAAtgtttagattggtaagttagccTAGTCAGCGATCTAAACTTGTATTAATCATGGCCGGACACAGACCAGGGGCCCCAATagattttgcaaacatttctgtccaccctatggcaaaattgCATGAAATTACTTAATTAGATGAACTCC is a window from the Oncorhynchus clarkii lewisi isolate Uvic-CL-2024 chromosome 14, UVic_Ocla_1.0, whole genome shotgun sequence genome containing:
- the LOC139366542 gene encoding serine/threonine-protein phosphatase 2A catalytic subunit alpha isoform-like encodes the protein MDDKSFTKELDGWIEQLGECKQLSENQVKALCEKAKEILTKESNVQEVRCPVTVCGDVHGQFHDLVELFKIGGKSPDTNYLFMGDYVDRGYYSVETVSLLVSLKVRYRERITILRGNHESRQITQVYGFYDECLRKYGNANVWKYFTDLFDYLPLTALVDNQIFCLHGGLSPSIDTLEHIRALDRLQEVPHEGPMCDLLWSDPDDRGGWGISPRGAGYTFGQDISETFNHANGLTLVSRAHQLVMEGYNWCHDRNVVTIFSAPNYCYRCGNQAAIMELDDTLKYSFLQFDPAPRRGEPHVTRRTPDYFL